From Brachionichthys hirsutus isolate HB-005 chromosome 2, CSIRO-AGI_Bhir_v1, whole genome shotgun sequence, one genomic window encodes:
- the LOC137905632 gene encoding LHFPL tetraspan subfamily member 4 protein-like has translation MLPSQEASKIYHDNYMRNSRAIGVLWAIFTICFAIVNVVVFIQPYWIGDSVSTPQAGYFGLFHYCVGTGPSPSRELTCVGSFSDFTSIPSGAFKAASVFVLLSMVLTLSCIACMGLFFFCNTSTVYKTCAWMQLLCGVCLVLGCIIFPDGWDAEVIRDMCGEHTGKYSLGDCSVRWAYMLAIMGILDALILSFLAFVLGNRQTDFYLDDLQMDKKDFAVSRIEVRDRRELRYGVQCLH, from the exons ATGTTGCCCTCACAAGAAGCCTCCAAGATCTACCATGACAACTACATGCGCAACTCCCGGGCCATCGGGGTGCTGTGGGCCATCTTCACCATCTGCTTCGCCATCGTCAATGTGGTGGTGTTCATCCAGCCCTACTGGATCGGCGACAGCGTCAGCACGCCGCAGGCCGGCTACTTTGGCCTCTTCCACTACTGCGTGGGCACCGGGCCATCCCCCAGCAGAGAGCTCACCTGCGTGGGCAGCTTCTCCGACTTTACCTCCATCCCATCCGGAGCCTTCAAGGCGGCCTCCGTTTTCGTgctgctgtccatggtgctgaccCTCAGTTGCATCGCCTGCATgggtctcttcttcttctgcaacaCCTCCACCGTTTACAAGACCTGCGCATGGATGCAGCTGCTGTGCG GAGTGTGCCTGGTGCTGGGTTGTATAATCTTCCCTGACGGGTGGGATGCCGAGGTGATAAGGGACATGTGCGGGGAGCATACAGGGAAATACTCTCTGGGTGATTGTTCTGTACGCTGGGCCTATATGCTGGCCATCATGGGAATCCTGGATGCCCTTATCCTCTCCTTCCTGGCGTTTGTCCTGGGTAACCGACAGACAGACTTCTACCTGGATGACCTGCAGATGGACAAAAAAG ATTTTGCTGTGTCAAGG attgAGGTTCGGGACAGAAGAGAGCTGAGGTATGGTGTTCAATGTCTTCACTGA